CAGCAACTGCTTTTCTCAAAGACTGCTGTGCTTTCTCATCCTCAGGGTTTGCTTTTACTTTTTCAGCCGCATCAAGAGCCTTTAAAAGCAACCCATTCACTTTTTCCTGAGTAGCAAATACAGACTTGCTGTACATTGTCTCTGTCAGTTTTGCAAAATTGCCCGAGGCTTTAGCCGCTTTCAACGACTCCGGTAAAAATGCCTCATCTATCGCATCAGCATACATAGCTGAAAGGGCTTCAAAGATCTTTCGGTCTGTTTCTGTATCGTAATCCTTAAAATAACCTTTGGAAACGCCTGAAAGCCCTTCTACTTCCTTAACAATGGCATTGATATCTTCACTATCTGCCAGAGTAGGCAACTTGTCAAACCTATCAGCAAAACGTAATATCTCAGGACCATAATAGAAGTACTCTACAAAAAGGTCCCTTGCCAAATGATATTGAGAAACTGCGTTATAATCTTCTTTGAACTCATCCAACAGTCCTGCATATTCTGTTCCCTGAGCCTTGTTTTTGAATGCTTCCTCCTGATTTTGCTTCACCTCAACAGCTTGCAAACGGTCAAGACCTTTGCTCTCTCCGATCCACTTTTTCCATGCATTGGCAATTCTTGCTTGCTTTGCCGAGTACTTGATACGCACGGCATCATCACTTTCCATTGCGTCCTTGATAATGCCAAGGCTCTTATCTCTCATGCCTATCTTTACTGGGTTGGATACTTCTGTTACATATTCAACACCGTAAGAAGGAATATACTGCTGTGTACTACCAGGGAAACCATATACCATTGTGAAATCCTCAGCTTGAACACCATTCAATGAAATTGGGAAATGGTGTCTTGGCTTGAAAGGCACATTGTCTGGAGAATAGGCTGCTGGCTTGTTGTCTTTACCTGCATAAACCCTGAAAACTGAAAAGTCACCTGTATGACGTGGCCATACCCAGTTATCTGTATCACCACCGAACTTACCGATAGATGATGGCGGCGCAAATACCAATCTTACATCCTTAAATGTTTCCATTACGAACATGTAGTATTCGTTGCCATAGAAAAACGGCTTGATGATCGCATCATAGTGAGTGCCTTGCGTAGCAGAAGCAGCCACTGCATCACTGTTTGACTTGATCATTCCTTCACGTTGCTCTTCAGACATCTCGTCTGTTACGCCAGCCAATACCTTAGCTGATACATCCTCAATACGGACAATGAAACTCACCTCCAAATTAGGGTTAGGCAACTCATCACCCATTTCCTTAGCAACAAAACCATCTGTCAAGTAATCATTTTCAACTGTACTGTGAGCCTGAATTTGTCCATAACCACAGTGATGGTTTGTCAGGATCAAGCCCTGATCAGAGACTATTTCTCCTGTACACCCCCTGCCAAAAAGCACTACAGCATCTTTCATGCTTGACTTGTTAACGGAATAAATATCCTCAGCAGTCAGCTTAAAACCACTCTCTTTCATGTCCTGCTCATTCAGCTTCTTGATCAGTGAAGGCAGCCACATGCCTTCATGAGCCCAAAGCACCGGATGCATAAACAGCATCGCTAAAGCTGTAATGAAAACTTTTTTCATGTTTTTTGAAATTTTTTGAAATATATGATTAGGGAAAAATCAGGGCTATTGCGACTGCCCATCTACTTATTTTGAAGCCCAAATTAAGAAAAATTGGATTGTTAAGAATGCATTCTACTCACCAATCGTCAAAGGCTAGAATTAACTACTGATTTACAAATCCTTACATTATTAAAAACAATTCTCCCTAACCAACCTACAACACCCTTCATTTGTCCCTTTTCATATTAAAACCGAATTCCAGTCAAGATCTTTTTAACGATTATTTCATATTTGCTCCCAACTCAAATGCCCTTACGATAGTTATTAAAATAATGCATTAGCCATCTACGATGACTTGTTTATTTCAAAATGAATAGTCAGATTATGCTAGACATAGGGCTGCCAGTTCTTTACATAGTCACATTGCAGCCGGCTAAGCAACTGATCTTTTCACGAAATACCCTTTGGGCTTACAGCAGTGGAACTCTCAGATCTGAAAAAACTGATTGCCGAAGGAGAGTCGCAAACGCTTGACTTCAAAAAGACCGTTTCCAACGTGTACAAGATCGCCAAGACTATCGTCTCATTTGCCAATACTGATGGCGGAATACTTTTGATTGGCGTTCAGGATGACAAGTACATTACAGGTGTGGATCCGGAAGAGGAAATTTATTTGTTAAACGAGGCTTCGACTTTTTACTGTGATCCTCCAATTGAACTAACTTATGAAAAAGTAGAAACTGAAGAGGGCAAGACTGTGCTCGCTGCCCATGTACCCAACAGCACTCAAAAACCGCATTTCTCATTAAGTCAAAAAGAAGAATGGAATGCTTATTCTAGAATGAATGATATGAGTGTACTTGCCAGCAGGATGACCATCCAATTGGCAGAACAGCAGGATGAACAAGAGAGAAGAAGGCTCACCAACCATGAGGAATCGCTGCTTGATTACCTGCACAAATACGAAAAAATCACCTCAAAAGGCTATGCCCGCCTTGTAAACGTTTCAGAAAGAAGGGCAAAACGCAACCTGATTGACCTGACAAAAGAAGGCATTATCAGGCTTCATGATTTTGAAAAAGATATCTTTTACACTTTAGCCTGAAAACAGAAAAACCTCCATATGCATGCATATGGAGGTTTTTCTTTATAACTCAATGGATTATTAGCCGTTTACAACGCCCATTGATCCGTATTTGTCAATTCTTTTGCTGATACGCTCTTCATTTGAGAGCTCTTGCAATTTCTTGGTTTCTTCCAGAATTACTGCTTTCAGCGTATTGGAAATGGTAACAGGGTCAGTGTGTGCACCACCCAGTGGCTCTTCAATGATACGGTCTACCAGACCGAAGCCTTTCATATCTGTAGCTGTAAGTCTCAGTGCTTCTGCTGCCTGCTCCTTGTATTCCCAGCTTCTCCAAAGAATTGAAGAACATGATTCAGGAGAAATCACAGAATACCAAGTGTTTTCCAGCATCATTACTGTATCACCAATTGCGATACCCAATGCACCACCTGATGCACCTTCACCAATCACGATACAGATAACTGGCACTTTCAACATAAACATTTCCTTCAGGTTGCGGGCAATTGCCTCTGCCTGTCCCCTTTCTTCAGCCTCAAGACCTGGGAATGCACCTGGAGTATCAATCAAGGTAACAATTGGTTTACCAAACTTCTCCGCCATTTTCATCAAGCGAAGTGCTTTACGGTAACCCTCAGGGTTCGCCATACCAAAGTTACGCTCCTGACGCTGCTTGGTATTACGTCCTTTCTGCTGACCGATGATCATAAATGTTTCATCACCAATTGTACCGAAACCACCAACCATAGCTTTGTCATCTGCATAAGCACGGTCACCGTGAATCTCAATAAAATCATCGGTGATGGCATAGATATAATCCAGTGTATATGGTCTGTCCGGGTGGCGAGAAAGTTGTACCCTTTGCCATCTGGTCAGGTTCTTAAAAGTATTCTCTTTAAGGTGTTTAATCTTCTTCTCCAACTCAACAATGGCCTCTTCGACATCTACGTGGTTGTCGGTTGCCAATTGTTTCATGTCCGCTAACTTGTTTTCAAGTTCTGCGATTGGTTTTTCGAAATCTAACAGTGTATCCATATATATTCAGTTCCTGTTTGCTATCAGCCTTGTCAGATTCAGACTTTATGATTTTAAATAAAAAATTGTCATACAAGCACGCGCTTACAGACAACCAAAATCGAGCCTGTTAGCTTGATTCACCCGACAAACATACTAATAAATCGGTCAAAAAAACTACAATAATGTGATTTTTGCCGACTCAATTTTTATTATTCTAAGTTTCCCTAAAAGTGAATGAACACTTCTTTTTTAAAAAGATAATAGTAAAAAGTGAACATATTGCTTTTTCGAACAAAAACAACCTCCTTTTCTTTCAGTTAAGGATTTAATATTACATTCACATTCGCTTATAGGAAAATACTTTAATTGCACAATTGTTAGGGTCACAGGTAATTTTTTAGACAAATTTAAGAATACAAGAGCGAATACTTCTGTGACCTTGATAGTGCAAAAATATATCTTGGACAAATCACATGGCCAGAAAAAAATTGGAACAGAAGGTAACAACAGCGAAACTCGAGAGAGCAACCTATTCCATCTTTGAACTTACAAGAGGAGATGGACTTTTTATCGTCCTGATTTTCACACTTTCGCTGATTTGTGCGTTAGTGACTCCATATCCAGAGGTGGCAATGTGGGTAGGTTTCGGACTGGCAGGCTATTCGGCTATTGCCAATGACAGCATTCAAACGATTGGGACATTTATCGCTTCCAATGCTACACGCAAATGGTGGGTTTTATGGCTTTATATCGGTGGCATCTTTTTAGCTGCCGTATTGCAAAGCTGGCTGATCAACAATGGGGATGTCAGTTCCGGCAGATTGGCTTCAAAAGGCTTTGAAAATGCTCCTACTTCTTTTTCATTCCTTCAGTTGGCAGCTCCTTTGATTCTGCTAATCCTTACAAGGATGAAGATGCCCGTTTCTACAACTTTTCTAATCCTCAACTCTTTTACATCCAGTAGCAAAGCAATTGGAAGTGTTGTCACCAAAAGTTTAATGGGTTATGGTGTCGCATTTATTGTTGCCATCGTTGTTTGGTTTCTGGTAAGCAAAACCGTTTCAAAACTAGTTAAAGGAAAACCGTCAAGCTATTGGCTTCCTATCCAGTGGATTACCAGTGGATTACTCTGGTTTTCATGGATACAACAGGACGCCGCTAACATTGCAGTGTATCTCCCAAGACAACTGAGCACAGAGCAGTTCTTAGGGTTTGCAGGATTTATCTTTCTAGGCTTAGGATTGCTGTTTTATCTAAGAGGTGACCGTATACAACATATTGTAACAGAAAAATCTGGGGTAACAGATATAAGAGCTGCAACCTTAGTAGATTTTGTATATGCGATCCTGTTATTTTATTTCAAAGGGCTAAGCAATATTCCAATGAGTACCACATGGGTATTTATCGGTTTATTGGCAGGACGGGAAATTGCCATCAGCTTTAGCAAAAAGAGAGCTTCCAAACGGAAAATGTCGCTAATGAAAAGCTTTCGTATGATGCGAAAGGACTTATTGAAAGCACTGTTTGGACTTGTTATTTCTATGATACTCGCTATAGCCATCAATGAAAACGTAAGAACTGAGCTATGGCAAATCATTGCTGGCAAATAAGACTACCTATTCTTCATAAAATAAAAGCCCCACAGGAATTATGATTTCCTGTGGGGCTTTATCTTTTAATATACGCAAGACTTAAACAGGGGGTCTCTAAGCTAGAACTTGATTCTATAAAATGATGAGTTAATAACTTCTTGAGACTCCCTAATAAGAGTTGAAAGTGTTATTTATTGGAACATCGACGTTGTTCAGTCATCGACCTTAATAGTAATATGCTAATCATGATAAAGTCTAATATGCAGACTAAAAGACAAATATCTCTTAAAAAGAAAAAGCTCCTGCATTCTCAAATGAACACAGGAGCTTTTGAATTTATATTATCTGATATATAGGAATTAATCCACTACACCAGCTACGCCTTCAGAAACATTCAGCATATGATCACCTACTCGCTCAATAGAGGAAATCAGGTCATTATAAGCTAACAGGTGAACCAGATCGTCCTTATCAGTAGTACGAGACATATTCACTTTACGAAGTTCTTTACGCTTCTTGTTAACACGCTTTTCAAGCTTCTTAGCCTCATCAAGGTCAGCCTTTCCATACTCACCAGCCAAGTTCTTGTTCATCAGCTCAAGTACTTCGTCAATCAGGCTGAAGTACTCTGACAACTCAGACTGTTGCTCAGGAGTCAACCAGATTTTTTCACCATAGCGTTTTTCCACCACAAAGCTCATACTCTTATAAATATCAGAGATTCGCTCAAGGTCATGCGAAATACGCATCAAGCTACGGATTTCAAGAGCTGCAATTTCAGACACACTACCAGACTCAGAGATTTTAAGCAGGTAATCAGATACCTCTACTTCTACTTCATCCAGATCATCCTCAATTTTTCTGATCTTTTCAATCAGCATTTTTCTTTCAGGCTTCTGCTCTTCATTCAGCATCAACATCTTCTTAGCCTTTCCAGACATATCAGTGATCTGCTCACCCAAACGAACCATTTCTTTCTTCACTTGAGTTAGTGCAGCTTCAGTAGTCAGTAATTCACCTGTATTGATGTAAACCAACTTAAACTTGTCATCCTCTCCTTCTTTTTCTGGCACCATCTTGATTACCACATTTCTGATCACCTTCACCAAGTTGATCATCAACATTACGTTGATCAGGTTGAATGAAGTGTGGAAGATTGAAAGACCAATGGCTACAGAACCTGTATTAACAAACGGTGAACCGTAGTCTGTATAGTTCAGCATAAAGTATTCAATTCCTCTCAGGAACCAAGGGAACACTGCGATCATCCATAGCACACCAAATACGTTGAAGATAAAGTGTGCACGTGAAGCTCTTTTAGCGGCAGTATTACCTACTAGCGAGGCCAAGTTTGCCGTAATGGTAGTACCAATGTTCTCACCCAAAACCATGGCTGCTGCCACTTCAAATGGAATGATACCTTGGTTACAAAGCACTAATGTAAGTGCCATTGCCGCACTTGATGACTGCACTACAACCGTGATCAGCGTACCGATCATGACAAATAGCATTGTCGAAAGAATACCGTAATCCGTCAGCTGCTCCAAGAAAACAAGCTGGTCCGCAGAAAGCGTCGGAACTGAATCTTTCAAGGCTGCAAGTCCCATGAAAAGAAGGGCAAACCCTACTAATACTTCCCCCCATTGCTTAGTTTTCTTGTTAGAGAAAAACATCATTGGCAAACCAAAAGCAATGATTGGAAGCGCCAGTTTTGACATTTTCACCTTAAAACCAAGAATGGAAATGATCCAAGCCGTTACAGTAGTACCGATGTTTGCACCCATGATAACACCAATCGACTGCTCAAGTGTGAGCAGGGAGGCATTCACAAAGCTCACAAGCATTACGGTAGTAGCTGAAGATGACTGGATGATAGTGGTAATTAAAAATCCAGTAAAAACGCCAGCCCACTTATTGGAGGTCATCGCAGCCAGAATCTGTTTCATCTTGTCTCCTGCCACGTTTTGGATGCCTTCACTCATAATCTTCATGCCATAGATGAAGAAGCCCAGTGAGCCTACCAATTTTAATACTTCAAATAATCCGAATTCCATGCTTAACATTCAGAATGAGACCCTTTGAGAGGATACTCTGATTTTGAAATTTGTTTTTGTTGGTTTAGTACAATTTTATAGTGGTATTGTACAGTCAATATTTATCGAAGCTACAAATAACCCACTATTTCATAGATATTTCTAATAGACTAAAAATTATTAACATATTGTTAACAATTATACATGAATATTCAGTCACACTAAGCATAAATACTTTCTGCCAATTTGAAAGTATTGGCATGTGCATTGACGATATCACGTATCTGTGCTGAATAACCTCCACCCATACTTACACAAACAGGAATCCCTCTTTTGTGACAAGCTTCAAGTACCAACCTATCACGTTCCTTACATCCCTGAATTGTCATCGCCAACCTTCCTAACTTATCCGTATGCAACACATCGACTCCAGACTGAAAAAATACGATTTCAGGTTTCTGAGTATCCAATAATTCATTGAGGTGATGCGCCAGTAAATCAAGATAAGGTTGGTCTGTTGTCCCATCAGGCAAGCCTATGTCCAGGTCAGACATTTCCTTACGTAATGGAAAATTATGGGCGCCGTGCATGCTGAATGTGTACACCTTGTCATTCCCCTGAAAAATACTGGCAGTACCATTACCTTGGTGCACATCCAAGTCCACAACCAACACTTGGTTGATTCCTCTGTGATTGATCAGGTAATTCGCAGCCATGGCTATATCATTCAGTAGACAAAATCCTTCACCACAATCAGCAAAAGCATGATGCGTTCCACCTGCAATATTCATTGCCACACCATATTCCATTGCAAACTCTGCACACATAATGGATCCCTGATTGATGACCATTTCCCTATGAACCAGTTCATCAGAAAGAGGAAAACCAATACGACGTACCTCTTTCCTATCTAAGGAAAGTTTTTTCAATCGATCCCAGTATATGGCATCGTGTGTCTCAAGAATATAGCGTTCGTCCACAGGGTGAGGCTCAAAAAGGTGCTTTTCAGTAATAATGCCTTCATACATTAGCTGCTCTACCAGCAACTCATACTTCAGCATAGGAAAGCGGTGCCCTTCTGGCAGTTCGTGGACATATACAGGTGAATAGGCTATCTTCAGCACAAGTCTTCGATTTTAGCCAAACATTAGTAGGTTCCCACTGACAACATAACCAGTGTACACCCTTCTACTACTTCAACCCCTTGCGCTTGTGCCCTTTGCTCCAGTTCAGGATTTTCTGTACCTGGATTGAAAATGATTCTTTCAGGATTTAACCCTAAAATGTAATCATACCATTCAGGCTGATGCTGCGGTCCCACGTATAAAGTCACAGTATGAACATCATCGTGAGTCCCCATCTCATTGAGGATTTGTTGACCAGCAACCTCTCCCTTTTTGATACCAACAGGCACAATTTCATGGCCATGCTCTGTCAGCTTATGAGCAGCTCGGTAAGCATATCTTTCAGGGTTTGGAGTCGCACCCAGAATTAGTGTCTTCTTCATATTCTGTCCTTCAATAGTTATTCTGGCTTTGCTAGCCGATCGCAAAAATAAACAAGTCTTACAGCCTTACAATAGGGCATGGAAATTCTTCCTATATGGAAACTAATAGGCTCAAAAGTTGTTTGAATGCCCGCTGAATCAGATCCCCAATGATTATTTGAATATTTCACAGTGCATCAATAGGATCGTGGAGACACCTCTCCTTCTTCCAAATATCTTGAAAGGTGTTTTTCTGCTGTTTATGTTTGAAAATATTCAAAGTAGCCCCATTATCTACTGCTCTCTAAAACATTTTCTATTTTTGACAGTCTAACTATAACATTTGCAATTTGAAACCA
This portion of the Limibacter armeniacum genome encodes:
- a CDS encoding CoA-binding protein; the protein is MKKTLILGATPNPERYAYRAAHKLTEHGHEIVPVGIKKGEVAGQQILNEMGTHDDVHTVTLYVGPQHQPEWYDYILGLNPERIIFNPGTENPELEQRAQAQGVEVVEGCTLVMLSVGTY
- a CDS encoding Na/Pi cotransporter family protein, with the translated sequence MEFGLFEVLKLVGSLGFFIYGMKIMSEGIQNVAGDKMKQILAAMTSNKWAGVFTGFLITTIIQSSSATTVMLVSFVNASLLTLEQSIGVIMGANIGTTVTAWIISILGFKVKMSKLALPIIAFGLPMMFFSNKKTKQWGEVLVGFALLFMGLAALKDSVPTLSADQLVFLEQLTDYGILSTMLFVMIGTLITVVVQSSSAAMALTLVLCNQGIIPFEVAAAMVLGENIGTTITANLASLVGNTAAKRASRAHFIFNVFGVLWMIAVFPWFLRGIEYFMLNYTDYGSPFVNTGSVAIGLSIFHTSFNLINVMLMINLVKVIRNVVIKMVPEKEGEDDKFKLVYINTGELLTTEAALTQVKKEMVRLGEQITDMSGKAKKMLMLNEEQKPERKMLIEKIRKIEDDLDEVEVEVSDYLLKISESGSVSEIAALEIRSLMRISHDLERISDIYKSMSFVVEKRYGEKIWLTPEQQSELSEYFSLIDEVLELMNKNLAGEYGKADLDEAKKLEKRVNKKRKELRKVNMSRTTDKDDLVHLLAYNDLISSIERVGDHMLNVSEGVAGVVD
- a CDS encoding AlbA family DNA-binding domain-containing protein — translated: MELSDLKKLIAEGESQTLDFKKTVSNVYKIAKTIVSFANTDGGILLIGVQDDKYITGVDPEEEIYLLNEASTFYCDPPIELTYEKVETEEGKTVLAAHVPNSTQKPHFSLSQKEEWNAYSRMNDMSVLASRMTIQLAEQQDEQERRRLTNHEESLLDYLHKYEKITSKGYARLVNVSERRAKRNLIDLTKEGIIRLHDFEKDIFYTLA
- a CDS encoding acetyl-CoA carboxylase carboxyltransferase subunit alpha codes for the protein MDTLLDFEKPIAELENKLADMKQLATDNHVDVEEAIVELEKKIKHLKENTFKNLTRWQRVQLSRHPDRPYTLDYIYAITDDFIEIHGDRAYADDKAMVGGFGTIGDETFMIIGQQKGRNTKQRQERNFGMANPEGYRKALRLMKMAEKFGKPIVTLIDTPGAFPGLEAEERGQAEAIARNLKEMFMLKVPVICIVIGEGASGGALGIAIGDTVMMLENTWYSVISPESCSSILWRSWEYKEQAAEALRLTATDMKGFGLVDRIIEEPLGGAHTDPVTISNTLKAVILEETKKLQELSNEERISKRIDKYGSMGVVNG
- a CDS encoding S46 family peptidase — its product is MKKVFITALAMLFMHPVLWAHEGMWLPSLIKKLNEQDMKESGFKLTAEDIYSVNKSSMKDAVVLFGRGCTGEIVSDQGLILTNHHCGYGQIQAHSTVENDYLTDGFVAKEMGDELPNPNLEVSFIVRIEDVSAKVLAGVTDEMSEEQREGMIKSNSDAVAASATQGTHYDAIIKPFFYGNEYYMFVMETFKDVRLVFAPPSSIGKFGGDTDNWVWPRHTGDFSVFRVYAGKDNKPAAYSPDNVPFKPRHHFPISLNGVQAEDFTMVYGFPGSTQQYIPSYGVEYVTEVSNPVKIGMRDKSLGIIKDAMESDDAVRIKYSAKQARIANAWKKWIGESKGLDRLQAVEVKQNQEEAFKNKAQGTEYAGLLDEFKEDYNAVSQYHLARDLFVEYFYYGPEILRFADRFDKLPTLADSEDINAIVKEVEGLSGVSKGYFKDYDTETDRKIFEALSAMYADAIDEAFLPESLKAAKASGNFAKLTETMYSKSVFATQEKVNGLLLKALDAAEKVKANPEDEKAQQSLRKAVAAVGKKVKSDPAFKLSKEITATYNDKIRSEYGELSAKIDKNMRKYVKGLQTFFPNKKYWSDANLTLRVTYGKVEGSEPQDGIEYLPYTTLKGVIEKRRTDVPKTHEFYVPEKLVKLYETKDYGIYGQGDELVVCFTGSNHTTGGNSGSPVINAEGQLIGINFDRTWESTMSDIMFDPEKCRNIVVDVRYVLFVIDKFGGAKRLVDEMTLVKAEEPVEVE
- a CDS encoding histone deacetylase family protein, with the protein product MLKIAYSPVYVHELPEGHRFPMLKYELLVEQLMYEGIITEKHLFEPHPVDERYILETHDAIYWDRLKKLSLDRKEVRRIGFPLSDELVHREMVINQGSIMCAEFAMEYGVAMNIAGGTHHAFADCGEGFCLLNDIAMAANYLINHRGINQVLVVDLDVHQGNGTASIFQGNDKVYTFSMHGAHNFPLRKEMSDLDIGLPDGTTDQPYLDLLAHHLNELLDTQKPEIVFFQSGVDVLHTDKLGRLAMTIQGCKERDRLVLEACHKRGIPVCVSMGGGYSAQIRDIVNAHANTFKLAESIYA